ACCAATTGGGATAATGCATATTCTATCGGATCCATATCATGACTTGGATGCGATAAAATAGATGGTTGGAATATTGCCGCTAAATTTCTAGACGGCATCAAATTCTCACTGGAGTTATTTTGCACCATTGCCAATAAatctaatatataaaataatagTTGTTTCGATAAATTCGGTAAATTGTCAACCATTGCcttatattcatcaatGGCATCATGTATATCTTTGGTTAATTTCGTATAATTCTTTAGCTTCTTAGCTTTGCTTTTACCGTCGATGTTATTCCTATTAGCAGCTTGACTTAAATCTGCTTGGGATTGAGAATTTGACTGAGGGTTAGGCTGCGATGGAGATGGACTTTTCGATGCATTTTTTGAATCCCAAACGTCCTGTGAACCTTGCGAGGTAGACagatttgatttattgaatctCCCAATATTTGTTTCTGTTAGCGGTTGAGAGTCATTTGAGGACAATAGCTCAGGATTTGCATTGGTTcttttatcatcattatttaacGAAAGATCAGTAGTTGACTTTTTATATGGTTTGTTTGGATTTTCCGCTTTGTATTTCATATAGTGTATTATTCTTTGTCTCTTTCTCAATGGTTCTCTAAACGATTCATATAAATCCAAAGTTATTAATGGTTCCGGTAAAGCATTTAAGTATCTCCTTAAAACTGACGCGGCATCGTGAACTGTATAGCCATCCCagttcaatttttttccaAAGTCTGGAGGGGAATTAAATATCAATTGTAACTCTTTTACTCTTTTCGAGGAACCCCCAACTCTGAATATACCTTCGATATTCAAACCGTTTGCTTTTAAATAAACCCCACACTTAGCTACCACAATGGGGATTTTCCCATATTGTAGAACATGGTCGGAGTCTTCATTtgtcaatattgaaattttggcTGATGCCTGTTTTATAGCTTCCTCCAAGGACACGCCAAAGTATTTACTGTTTTCATCCACAAGGGGATTATGTTGTAAAAATGAGTCTCTGTGCTGTCTTATACTAGAACTCTTTTCCGATTGATTAAACGAGTTCGAACGCACTCTGTTCAAATTATTCGTCGACCTCGACTTGTGGTGTAGTATTGGCCTCAAAAACTCCTGATGCGAATGCGGACTGTGCACCTGGGTCTGGCTGTTATTTATCGACTTCGTAGGCGATCTTGATTCCACGGGAAACACGTCGCTATCAGAGGGCACATCGTTGACACTGTCGCTGGACATAAGACTGCCCCGCTTCAAGTTCTTGACCCACCCGAAAATAGAATTCCTGTTAGTTGGCGACAGCGAATGGCTCATACTATTAGACTCTGATTATTCCGCCAACGCTTTCACTATTTTCCTGCAAATTACTAATGTCAATCACAAATGACCAAAATCACCGTCTAATTCTAgccttctttttctttgcaaATACACTCTATAAAGATACCTCTCCAGTACCTGTATCCACAATTATCGTTGTAACTTAATTGATCCGTTTAACCGCAACTATTAGCTCTCTAAATCTCTGATGCAATAACTGCTCAGTAAATAATGCTATTGCTATCTTCAGTATATTATACTACCAAATCAGTTTATACGTTTACAAAAAACTCTATAACTATAGTCTTTCAATACGAACACCGTTGTAACTGATATTTTTAGCTTTCTAGGTACTTTTACCTCCTTTGTACTAGTATAAAGTAGTACTATTGTTATTAATGTccttttttatttttaacCATGAACATGTGGTTTACAGGTTGGAGTTGCAGCCCCCATGTTTTACAGTTTAGATAATAGGCGAAGTCTAGACTTACTTATACCAGTTATTACTACTTTGGACATCAATGTCTATTTACAATCAAGATCAGAGTATATTTATAGAACTATGAAGActattaattcaattggaCGTAATTTCCGGGAAATACACCGGTTTGACCGTTGTACTTTCCAGTCCACCACCCGTTGGTGTCTTCGGTTCTTTGTAAAATTTCGATGACCGCACCAGCAGTGAAGCTTAAGTCACCTTGGGCCTGCGCCGAGTAGTCGTATAATGCGGTACAAGTCTGGGCAGCAGGAGCACTTTGGGGAGTGGGAGGTGGCATACCGTAGGCACTTGGAGGAGTCGATACGGCTGCTGCAGATGAGGATGGGGAGCTGTATCCGGCATACGAACCAGACGTTGGAGAAGCTATTTGGGCTCCATAGGCAGGTTGAGCGCCATAAGCAGGCTGGGCACCATAAGCCGGCTGGGCACCATAAGCCGGCTGGGCATCAAAGGTAGGCTGGGCGCCAGGGCCCTGGGGCGACTTGTAATCGCCATATTGTGGAGTTGTAGGCGACTGTACACCGTACTGTGACCCTTCAGGAGAATAAGGTGGCAACTGGTCTTGGGTAGTGCCACTGCCAGCCGTGCCTTGGGCCATGAGTTGATGACGTCTCTTGGTGGCATCTAATTTGTTTTTGGCATGCCCCACCTTGAAGTGGGTAATGCCGATGGCATCTGCACGTTCTTCGATGTCACCCTTCTTCATGGTGTACGCTTCGACGATGTCGGAGTTCAAGTCGAAGTACGGgatcttcaattcttccaTTCTGGTGTACAATGTATAGAAAATGTTCAATTGCATGTAGTAGAAACTGATGAACAAGGGCTTGATGAAATCGGATTGCATCTGGAACAACACGGGTAATTCGTCCTTCAACATATTGTTGTAGTAGTCGTATTCCTCTTGGGCGATCTGCATTTC
This is a stretch of genomic DNA from Debaryomyces hansenii CBS767 chromosome G complete sequence. It encodes these proteins:
- a CDS encoding DEHA2G12144p (similar to uniprot|P39743 Saccharomyces cerevisiae YDR388w RVS167 BAR adaptor protein), which gives rise to MSFKGLKKSIVRAPQTFRQKLNMGEVTSDAVYMDAERRFRELELETKKLSTESKRYFAAVNGMLDYQIDFSKAIEEIYKPISGRLSDPSATVPEDNPDGIQASEQYREVVKELKETLKPDLELIEKRIVNPAQELLKVIESIRKMATKREHKQVDLDRRKRTYTKYTEKKEKTPKDEEKMYGAEAEMQIAQEEYDYYNNMLKDELPVLFQMQSDFIKPLFISFYYMQLNIFYTLYTRMEELKIPYFDLNSDIVEAYTMKKGDIEERADAIGITHFKVGHAKNKLDATKRRHQLMAQGTAGSGTTQDQLPPYSPEGSQYGVQSPTTPQYGDYKSPQGPGAQPTFDAQPAYGAQPAYGAQPAYGAQPAYGAQIASPTSGSYAGYSSPSSSAAAVSTPPSAYGMPPPTPQSAPAAQTCTALYDYSAQAQGDLSFTAGAVIEILQRTEDTNGWWTGKYNGQTGVFPGNYVQLN
- a CDS encoding DEHA2G12122p (weakly similar to uniprot|P17121 Saccharomyces cerevisiae YDR389w SAC7 GTPase activating protein (GAP) for Rho1p) yields the protein MSHSSSPTNRNSIFGWVKNLKRGSLMSSDSVNDVPSDSDVFPVESRSPTKSINNSQTQVHSPHSHQEFLRPILHHKSRSTNNLNRVRSNSFNQSEKSSSIRQHRDSFLQHNPLVDENSKYFGVSLEEAIKQASAKISILTNEDSDHVLQYGKIPIVVAKCGVYLKANGLNIEGIFRVGGSSKRVKELQLIFNSPPDFGKKLNWDGYTVHDAASVLRRYLNALPEPLITLDLYESFREPLRKRQRIIHYMKYKAENPNKPYKKSTTDLSLNNDDKRTNANPELLSSNDSQPLTETNIGRFNKSNSSTSQGSQDVWDSKNASKSPSPSQPNPQSNSQSQADLSQAANRNNIDGKSKAKKLKNYTKLTKDIHDAIDEYKAMVDNLPNLSKQLLFYILDLLAMVQNNSSENLMPSRNLAAIFQPSILSHPSHDMDPIEYALSQLVVEFLIQYAYILLPNQNPAKSGTSRSKQVSSTSLDKAGQTDCESKQSHIPSREQYQQQQERNQLSQQSEDAASNLTSTSTTPLGMESSLLNKPAFKRYHSKSLSSSSNHEDLVGYQNNVNSKSLSIVDSDHDFEITDDENDDDTPEVDIKNSVISPDEFKFVTDGNHALDEANFTPNVSIVVSTPPVTVSNTKVE